Proteins from a single region of Acidimicrobiales bacterium:
- a CDS encoding amidohydrolase family protein → MAVQELTGIPRIIDLDAHVVEPPDVWSSRLPHRYRAVGPRIELLPAGRPKLSGSSYVEEPGIDAPLVAWWCYEDHKSSVKRTIAAAGYPAEEVKLEGVTYDQMRPGCWHPQARLADMDENWVEAQLCFPNFPRFCGQQFLWGKDRELALLCVRAYNDWMVEEWCGSSGGRLIPLCLIPLWDGDLAISELRRNAERGVRAVAFSELPTYLGLPSIYSGEWEPFFAACEETETVLCMHIGSGTKTPQASPDAPDAVPATILVGNSINSLTDFLFSGVLHRHPQLRLMYAEAQIGWIPFVLERADDVWRTHFGWAGSQRFCPEPPSTYYHRQVSSCFFKDPVGIDLLERVGADRIVFETDYPHQDGTWPHSRQAATEQFGHLDQPVIDRIARGNAIDLLDLPFAVDGR, encoded by the coding sequence GTGGCCGTGCAGGAGCTGACGGGCATCCCCCGGATCATCGATCTCGACGCCCACGTGGTGGAGCCACCCGATGTCTGGTCGTCGCGGCTCCCCCACCGCTACCGCGCCGTCGGCCCCCGCATCGAGCTCCTGCCAGCGGGACGGCCGAAGCTCTCGGGCTCCAGCTACGTCGAGGAACCGGGGATCGATGCGCCCTTGGTCGCCTGGTGGTGCTACGAGGACCACAAGTCGTCAGTGAAGCGGACGATCGCGGCCGCCGGGTATCCCGCCGAGGAGGTCAAGCTCGAGGGGGTCACCTACGACCAGATGCGGCCCGGCTGCTGGCACCCGCAGGCGCGGCTGGCGGACATGGACGAGAACTGGGTGGAGGCCCAGCTCTGCTTTCCGAACTTTCCGAGGTTCTGCGGTCAGCAGTTCCTGTGGGGCAAGGACCGGGAGCTCGCCCTCCTGTGCGTGCGCGCCTACAACGACTGGATGGTCGAAGAGTGGTGCGGATCGTCGGGCGGTCGGCTGATCCCGCTCTGCCTGATCCCGCTGTGGGACGGCGATCTGGCCATCAGCGAGCTGCGCCGCAACGCTGAGCGCGGCGTGCGGGCAGTGGCGTTCTCGGAGCTACCCACGTATCTCGGCCTGCCCAGCATCTACAGCGGTGAGTGGGAACCGTTCTTCGCCGCCTGTGAAGAGACCGAGACGGTGCTCTGCATGCATATCGGGTCAGGCACCAAGACGCCGCAGGCCTCTCCGGATGCTCCTGACGCGGTGCCCGCCACCATCCTCGTCGGCAACAGCATCAACAGCCTGACCGACTTCCTGTTCTCGGGTGTCCTGCATCGTCACCCGCAGCTTCGGCTGATGTACGCCGAGGCTCAGATCGGGTGGATACCGTTCGTGCTCGAGCGGGCCGACGACGTCTGGAGGACGCATTTCGGCTGGGCCGGCAGCCAGCGCTTCTGCCCGGAGCCGCCCTCGACCTACTACCACCGCCAGGTGAGCAGCTGCTTCTTCAAGGACCCGGTTGGTATCGATCTGCTCGAGCGGGTGGGCGCGGACCGCATCGTGTTCGAGACCGACTACCCACATCAGGATGGCACCTGGCCCCACTCGCGCCAGGCGGCGACCGAGCAGTTCGGCCATCTGGACCAACCCGTGATCGATCGGATCGCGCGAGGCAACGCCATCGACCTCCTGGACCTGCCCTTTGCCGTCGACGGGCGCTAG
- a CDS encoding CoA transferase, with translation MRLGDIANEGMVERGKPLDGVRVLTFEQMQALPFATQLLARLGADVVKVESPVGDMGRTSAPMMTDPEDRPVGATFLRNNLNKRSMCVDLKDERGRDLVLRLSAGFDVVAESFRPGAMSALRLAYEDFAAVNPAVIYASVSGFGPVSGSGDKAGPGGRPIDGVSPYAGWPAMAPIVEAMSGIYEMKRSGDEPPVVVPVGGLGDLGTALFVTVGVLAALRDRDRTGEGQQVDVAMLDATIAMTDVVTNFWSMGMSGGDLGNLVLDGFRARDGWFIVQVAREQHFAKLVDFIGHPEWASDPRFATRQGWVAHLEDVLRPAVEGWAASLTKLEACEALAAAGIPAGPCFSDEEVVHDPHVAARDMLVEMPRSDGVDQSILTPGNPVRLSKVARGPETRVPWLGEHTGEVLRKDMGLTDEELDALRAEGVVL, from the coding sequence ATGCGACTAGGTGATATTGCCAACGAGGGCATGGTCGAGCGGGGGAAGCCGCTCGACGGCGTGCGGGTGCTCACCTTCGAGCAGATGCAGGCCCTGCCCTTCGCCACTCAGCTGCTCGCTCGCCTGGGAGCCGACGTGGTGAAGGTCGAGTCACCGGTGGGCGACATGGGCCGCACGTCGGCGCCCATGATGACCGACCCGGAGGACCGCCCGGTGGGGGCGACGTTCCTGCGGAACAACCTCAACAAGCGCAGCATGTGCGTCGACCTGAAGGACGAGCGCGGTCGGGACCTGGTGCTGAGGCTGTCCGCCGGGTTCGACGTCGTGGCCGAGAGCTTCAGGCCGGGAGCCATGAGCGCGCTCCGGCTCGCCTACGAGGACTTCGCCGCGGTCAACCCGGCGGTGATCTATGCGTCGGTCTCGGGCTTCGGGCCCGTCTCGGGCAGCGGGGACAAGGCCGGCCCGGGAGGCCGGCCCATCGACGGGGTCAGCCCCTATGCCGGGTGGCCGGCGATGGCCCCGATCGTGGAGGCCATGTCGGGCATCTACGAGATGAAGCGGTCCGGCGACGAGCCCCCGGTGGTCGTGCCGGTGGGCGGGCTCGGGGACCTGGGCACGGCGCTGTTCGTCACCGTCGGCGTCCTCGCCGCTCTGCGGGATCGCGACCGCACCGGCGAAGGCCAGCAGGTGGACGTCGCCATGCTGGACGCCACGATCGCCATGACCGATGTCGTGACCAACTTCTGGTCCATGGGCATGAGTGGCGGCGACCTCGGCAACCTCGTGCTGGACGGCTTCAGGGCCAGGGACGGCTGGTTCATCGTCCAGGTCGCCCGGGAGCAGCACTTCGCCAAGCTGGTGGATTTCATCGGCCATCCCGAGTGGGCCTCTGACCCTCGCTTCGCCACCCGCCAGGGCTGGGTGGCCCACCTCGAGGACGTCCTGCGTCCAGCCGTCGAGGGCTGGGCGGCGTCGCTGACCAAGCTCGAGGCCTGTGAAGCCTTGGCGGCCGCCGGCATCCCCGCCGGCCCGTGCTTCAGCGACGAGGAGGTGGTCCACGACCCGCACGTGGCTGCCCGCGACATGCTTGTCGAGATGCCCCGGTCGGACGGCGTCGATCAATCGATCCTGACTCCGGGCAACCCGGTGCGGCTCAGCAAGGTGGCGCGGGGGCCCGAGACGAGGGTTCCGTGGCTCGGCGAGCACACCGGCGAGGTGCTGCGCAAGGATATGGGTCTCACCGACGAAGAGCTCGACGCCTTGCGAGCCGAAGGCGTCGTCCTTTGA
- a CDS encoding amidohydrolase family protein, giving the protein MDAADLILVSVDDHLIEPPDMFDGRLPARYQDEAPRVVRTDSGSDVWTFNGAVIPNVGLNAVAGRPREEYGVDPTSFDEMRPGCFDVHERVKDMNAGGVLASMCFPSFPGFSARLFAACQDKDLALAVVQAYNDWHIEQWCGAYPGRFIPMALPVLWDPELAAAEVRRVAAKGCHSLTFTENPAMLGFPSFHDRLWDPLWRALCDEGVVLSIHLGSSGTLTVTSPDAPVDVMITLQPMNICSAAADLLWSRVIKDFPPIRIALSEGGTGWIPYFLDRLDRTYEMHHLWTGQDFGGRLPSEVFREHFLTCFIADPVGIRLRHLIGMDNIAWECDYPHSDSSWPEAPEELAKAADGVPDDEIHQMSWRNAVRWYGMDPFAHRPRGRSTVRSLREEAAGHDVSIRSLDKGRFEPKVGADLGALAKQASA; this is encoded by the coding sequence ATGGACGCAGCTGATCTGATCCTGGTCAGTGTCGACGATCACCTGATCGAGCCGCCTGACATGTTCGACGGGCGCTTGCCGGCGCGGTACCAGGACGAGGCACCTCGGGTGGTCCGGACCGACAGTGGCTCTGACGTGTGGACGTTCAATGGCGCAGTCATCCCGAACGTCGGTCTCAACGCCGTGGCCGGTCGACCGCGCGAGGAGTACGGCGTCGATCCGACCTCCTTCGACGAGATGCGCCCCGGATGCTTCGATGTCCACGAGCGGGTCAAGGACATGAACGCCGGCGGCGTCCTCGCCTCGATGTGCTTCCCGTCGTTTCCCGGCTTCAGCGCACGTCTGTTTGCGGCCTGCCAGGACAAGGACCTCGCCCTCGCCGTCGTCCAGGCCTACAACGACTGGCACATCGAGCAGTGGTGCGGCGCCTACCCGGGTCGCTTCATTCCCATGGCGCTTCCCGTCCTCTGGGATCCTGAGCTGGCGGCCGCCGAGGTGCGACGGGTGGCGGCCAAGGGGTGCCACTCGTTGACCTTCACGGAGAACCCGGCAATGCTCGGCTTCCCGAGCTTCCATGACCGCCTCTGGGACCCGTTGTGGCGGGCGCTGTGCGACGAGGGAGTGGTCCTGTCCATCCACCTGGGGTCCTCGGGCACCCTCACCGTCACCAGTCCCGACGCGCCGGTCGACGTCATGATCACGCTCCAGCCCATGAACATCTGCTCGGCGGCGGCGGATCTACTGTGGTCGCGGGTCATCAAGGACTTCCCGCCGATCCGCATCGCTCTGTCCGAGGGGGGAACGGGCTGGATCCCGTACTTCCTGGACCGCCTGGACCGGACCTACGAGATGCACCACCTGTGGACGGGTCAGGACTTCGGTGGCCGGCTGCCGAGCGAGGTGTTCCGTGAGCACTTCCTCACCTGTTTCATCGCTGATCCGGTCGGCATCCGTCTTCGGCACCTCATCGGCATGGACAACATCGCCTGGGAGTGTGACTACCCTCACTCCGACTCGTCCTGGCCCGAGGCGCCCGAGGAGCTGGCGAAGGCGGCCGACGGCGTGCCCGACGACGAGATCCACCAGATGTCCTGGCGCAACGCGGTGCGCTGGTACGGGATGGATCCCTTCGCCCACCGTCCGCGCGGCCGGTCCACCGTTCGGTCCCTTCGGGAGGAGGCCGCCGGGCACGACGTCAGCATCCGCTCGCTCGACAAGGGCCGGTTCGAGCCCAAGGTGGGCGCCGACCTGGGCGCACTGGCAAAGCAAGCCTCCGCGTGA